A stretch of DNA from Acidobacteriota bacterium:
GGTATTAACGATGGTGGTTTCAGCTATCGAAAGGGATTCCGTAGCCGTGCGGACATCACTTACGCGCTCAGGTCCATCGCTTACAAAGGCACCTATATGCGGTCGATCGACGGCGTCACCTACGACGAGCTTGACTACGACAAACGGCGTGACGTGATCGTTGCCTTTCGCGTGGTCGATACAGATAAAGACGGAAATGTAACGCTGCTTTGGAAACGCCTGCGGGAGACCAACGCTCCGACGCTAAAGATCAAGAAATAAAGCCTTCTTCGGCACCCGCGGACGTTAACTCCACATTCCTTTGAGCGCCGTATCGGCGATCGAGTGGAACCGGGCGAGCTTAACGCGGTCGGAATTTTTGTACGTCACGAGCGGCATAAAGCCGAGGTCCATCAGTTTCTGCATCGCGTTATCATTGAGCAGCACCTCGCCGCAGGGTTTATAGACGGTCTCCGTTCCAACCTTGTAAACATGCACCGGCAGGCCCTCGATGTCCTGTTTCATCGCACGGCCCATGTCCCAGCGATATGCGGCGAAGCTCTCTGCAAGAAGCTGGCCCGCAGCAAAACAGCCGTTTGCCCAAACGTAATTGTCATGCTCGGGCGTTGCGTCAAATTCCTCAAAGTTGAAAGTATCGAGCGGCTCGGTCTCGCGGCCGTAGGGCAGGCGAACCAAGAACCGTGGCATTACCATCCCAAGATAAACGGCCTCGGACTGATCGCGGAGTGCGAGCCAGAGCTTTGCCGCTGTCGAATCGTCAGCAAGTTTCCAGGCTGAGGCATCCGGCTGCTCGGCAAGCGAATGCACGCCAAAGACATCGGGCCGCATATGCGAAATGAAAGGCGCGTTCGCCGCCGAGGCGATCTTTCCGAGCCGGATGAGCGTCGCGGTGTCATCGACTCCGCTTTCGAACGCATAATTGCCTAGCGACAGCGCAAACGGCTCGCCGCCCGGCACTTCAACAGCATCTTGGACAAAGTGCTTATATAGGGTCGTGCCCGAAAGAGCCTCTGCGGACTTCAGGTCTTCAGTCAGTTCACCCTTCGTTGCGTCCAGTAAAAAGATCTTCAGGTCGGTCGAGGTCTCGGTTCGCCTGACCAAAAAGAAAAGCCCTCGCCAAGCGGCCTCGAGTTCCTGGAAACGCCGGTCGTGGAGAATGCAGCGCATCAATCCGCTCGTCGCGGCATCGACCGCAGACGTCATTTGAGCCTGCTCGCCTTCGTCAACCGAAACCAGATGCGGACGGACAAGGTCGCTGACAAGCCTTGCAAGGTCGGACGACGGTTTCGGTTTCGGAACGGCCGCACCGCCCGAAGGCTTGGCCAGGATAGCGCCCAACAGATCTTCCGCAGGAACCTCCGCGGGTGCACTTGGCGCAACTGGAGGCTCTGAGCTCTCAGGACTCCCGAACATCGAGCGAACCTCACGAGCAGCCGAGTTGAAAGTACTCTCCTGCTTTAATCGCCGACGCAGGTCGCGTAGCTCCTCGAAGAGAGGCACTTTCTGGAAGATACGGTCCGGATGAAAATCATCGAGCTCCTTAAACTCAAGCCGGAGCGGTTCGCCGTTGTAGTCAAGCTCAAGCGCTACGCCGAGCCTCGCCATTACGTCGTCAAAATCGTCGCGGTCTATCTCGACCAGTCGCCTTTCACCGAGCGGTTTCCGCTCGCCGTCGCCGGACCAATCGCCAAGCACCAGCATCCGAAAGGGCGGCTCTTCCACAACGCCGCTCTTATCGGACTCCATAGAGAACATCGCCTCCAGCATATCGTCGCTGCCAACCATAGAAACCTCGATTTGGATATTTTCAGAAGGATGTACCTATCGGCAATGAGATCGACGGGAATTTGAACTTAAGCCTCAGTGTGAAAGTCAGTCGAGTCCTACCACGGCTTTGAGAAACTGCAAATGTTCCTCACCGAGATCGGTAAACTTGAGCCCAAAACCAAAACCCTCAAGTACGTATGCAACTTCGCCCGTAAAACGAAGCTCGGTTTCACCAGACCTTAATTCGAATGCGACCTCTTCGCCTTCCCGATAGCTTGCGATCGACTCGACATAGCAACCCCCAAGGCTCAGATCGCTTATTCGAGAAGAGCGTCGCCCAACGGAAGAATCAAGAATTATCTCAACCACGTACGAGACGCGGTTTTGCTGCCTTTCCGGACGCGGAGGATCACCAATAGACATTAATCTTTCCTTGAGAAAGGATGTTACCACAGCTTGCATCAGAATTGGGACTCCGGTTGTCGCCGAAGGAAAGACTCAATAACGCCGAGGCTCCAGAAATCTTCTTTTATCCGATGCCCACCAGTCGCAGCACCGCCGGGCCCGTAAGGCTAACGAGCACGCAGCCGACGATCATGATCACGATCCCGGGCCAGAAAAGGTCGCCGGAACTCAGCCCGCCCTCGCCATACGCCATCGCGTTTGGCGGTGTGCTGATGACGAACGGAATACCGAACGAGGCCGAGATAGCGACGAGGATCGCGGTCGATGGTTCGGGGATAAGTGCGGTCGCGATCGGGATAAGCATTATCACCGATGCCGTGTTGCTCATTATCGAGGCAAAGAATGCCGCCGAAATGCAAACGATGAAGAGTGCCAGCGTGGGCGAATAGCTTCCAAAAGGGATCACTTCGGTTCCGGCCGCGATGATCCCTGTTGCTTCAAAGAGTTTGCCGAGCGTGATTCCGCCGGCGATCAGCAAAAGTGTGGACCAATCGATCCGGCGGAGCGATTCTCGATCAAGCAAGCCGGTGAAAAAGAGCGCCGCACTCGCCGCGACCGCGATCACAGCCGAGGCGATGCCATGTAGAGGTTCGGCAAGCCAGAGGACGACAGTCGCCGCCATGATGATCAGAAAGATCCGGCGGCCCGATCGAAGGTCGCCGCCCGCCATCGCCACGGGCTCGAGCGAACAATGATCGAATCCGGCGGTGGCCCCTACGGCAACCCGCCCACGTGTTCTCAGCCAAAGGAGCCCGAAGCTGAGCAGGAGCATCCCGATCGTCAGCGGAAATGCAAAGGCCATCCAACCGAGGAATGAGACGTTTACGCTGCCCGCCAACGAGGCTATCGCCACTGCGTTTGGCCCGGTCCCTATCGGCGTCGCCATACCGCCGAGGTCGGCGCCGAGCGCCACACCGATCAGGAGCGTCCGCCTCAGGACGTCGCCATCGGCGAAGCTCTTAAATGCCGGCCGGAGACAGGCGATCATCAACGCGGCCGCCGCGATGTTCGAAAGCCACATCGAAAGAAATGCGGTGATCAGAATTACGAGCAGCAGCAGGCGGTAGAACGAAGTGCAGGAAACTCGAAACGCGTAGCGGATCATCTCCCGGTCGATGCCGAACTTCTCCGCGGCAACCCCGAGCGCGAAGCCGCCGAAGAAGAGCGCAAGAACAGGGTCCGCCGCCCAGGTCATAACGCGTGCGAAATTCAATTTCGCATCAAGCGGCCCAAGAACGAGCGGGATCAATGCCCACAAAAGAAGCGAGGGCACGAATGGCGGCGTAGTCTCGCTCAGCCAAAGAATGAGACATACCGCCGCGACCGAGAGCACCCTTGCGAAGAGCGCACTCTCGACCGCGAACTGCGGCAAAACGGCCGCGATCAGAATTCCTATAGCGACAAAAGCCCATCGCTGCTTTTTTGTCTCTGTATCTTTCACAGAAATTTCCACGGCGATGGTAACCGCTTGCCGCTTTCCGAACAAGGCTCGGCCCGATTGCGAACTAGGCTGTCTTTACGGCAACCTTGGTCGCCTCTTTCTCGGCCCGCTTGATCATCGCGAGGGTCAATATTCCGTCCTTGAGCTCGGCCTTGACGTTTTCTTCATCCACAAGTGAAGGCAGCGTGAGTTCACGGTGGAACCGGTCGCTCTTCCACTCTGAATAGAATGTCTTCTCGTCCTCGCTCTTCAGTTCCGTTCCGGACCTTCCGCTGATGAATGCCTTGTCACCTTTGACGCTGACCTCGATCTCATCCGGACGGAAGCCCGGAACAGCTGCTTTAAGCGTGATGGTCGTTTCGTTCTCCGTTATCTCGACCGGCGTCGGCCGCAGGATCTCGGATTCAGCCCTGAACCAATCATCGAGCTGCGTTCCGATCATGTGGCCACGATCTTGGAAAAACTCGAATGCCCTTGAACCGATATCGCGGAAAAGCTCCGTTGACCGCTCGAACATCTTTTCAACGTCAACAAAAAGCGGCGAAGCTTCCGGTGCCTTTTCGATCTTCTCTAATGCTTTTACTTCTTTTTCCATATTTCACTCTCCAAAAACGAAAGTTCCGAATATCAGACTGGTATTCACCTCTCGAGACCGCAAATAATGTGCCCTTCGCTTTCCGGCACAAAAACATATAGCGGGCGGGCGCAAGCGCGAAATAACCGCTCCTAACGCGTGAAATTCAGCGCGGCTCGCTCGAGATCTCCTCACCTTGCTGTGCAACAGCTTAGGGCGACCGCACAATTAGGTTATATTTCGATTTAGAACTCAGGCGGAACGGGAATTGAATAAATTCTTTGGTGATTCATTTGTTAGCGGAAAAGTATGATCCCAACCGAGAGCAAGAAACTGAACAGAAGGCCTTTCGGGCAGCAGCCTACGCTTCTTCGCTCGGCGGATGCCTCGCTTGTCCGCGTTTGGTCGATCACCGCTCTCGCTGTTCGCAATCTCTTCGTTAACAAGCTCCGAACGTTTCTCACATTGCTCGGCATAATCGTCGGCGTGGCGTCGATGATCGCGGTCGTAACTATCATTCAGGGTTTGAACGAGACGGTCGCCAACACCTTTTCCGCAAATGGCTCGACCGTATTCTCTATCTCAAAGGGCCCGAGCGTTATCACCAGCCGCGAGCAGATGCTAAAGGTCGGCAAACGGCGTGACGTTACCGAGGAAGATGCCGAGGCGGTCGCACGCGGCTGCCAGCTCTGCTGGCGTATCGGCTACTCCGCCCGTGGGTCGGAGATCGTAAAGTACGCGGACAAGACCGAAGAGAACGTTACGATCCGCGGGATCACGCTATCACAATTTGATATCGAAGACCTTACCGCCGAGACCGGCCGGGTTTGGACCGGGAACGAAGCTGACGCCGGCCACTATGTCGCCGTGATCGGTGCCGATATCGTGAAGAACGTTTTTGGCGATGCTCCGCCGGAGACAGTTATCGGCCGGCAGTTGCGCATCCGCGGAGCAACCGTCCGCGTTATCGGCATCGTTGCACCGCTTGGTTCTATCCTCGGTGTCTCACGCGACAACTTCATTCTTGTGCCGTATAACACTTCGCTCAAGATCTTGCCCGGCCGAGGCTCGCTGGTCATCAATGTCCAGGTCCAAGATCCGTCGCAGCTCGAGAACGCCAAGGATCAGGCAACGGCAGTGATGCGTGCCCGACGCGGCATGATCGCGATCCGTACGGGCGACGTTGAGGAATTTGACGAAGGCTTTACGGTCGAGTCGGCCGATGTTTTCGTCGGGCTTTACAGCGATGCGACAAGCAACATCTATCTGGTCACGATCGGTGTTTCGGCCATATCGCTCTTGGTCGGCGGAATAGTCGTGATGAACATAATGCTCGTTTCGGTGGCTGAGCGAACAAAGGAGATCGGCCTTCGGATGGCGGTCGGCGCACGACGCTCGGACATAATGCGGCAGTTCATGACCGAGGCTGTGGTCATCGCGGCCGCGGGTGGTGTGATCGGGTTGGCGCTCGGCTTTGCGCTAGCAAACCTTATTTCGCTGTTGATCGGCTTTCCAACGCTCATCAACTTGATGTCGGTCGTTCTCGGTATCGGGGTATCATCCGTGGTCGGAGTGATCAGCGGGCTCTATCCGGCATGGCGGGCCGCCCAACTTAATCCGGTGGAGGCAATGCGGCGGGAATGAGGCTTGATCATTTCAGAGAGTCGGCGATCATGGCATTCGATACCGTCCGAACGAACAAGCTCCGCTCGGGCTTGACGATCCTCGGCGTTTCGGTCGGCGTTGTGACCGTGATGCTGATGGTCTCGATCATTCAGGGCCTGAACCGTTCGTTCGCCCAACAGCTCGAGGCGATCGGTTCCAACATTGTCTTCATCACCAAGTTCGATTCGTCCTTTGGCCGCCAGCCGAATCAGGAAGAGCGAATGCGCGAAGATCTTTCGCTCGCCGAGGCCGAAGCCCTCGGGGCCGAACTCCGCAACATCGTCGGCGTCTCGCCTCTTCAGCGTACGATCTCCGAAACGGTTCGGTACCGCGAGAGGCAGAGTGACACTCCGATATTGATCGGTGCCACCCGCCATTACGAGGAAGTGCATTCGCAGTTTGTCGAACGCGGCAGATTTATCACCGAGGCAGACCTTCGCACGCGG
This window harbors:
- a CDS encoding type VI secretion system contractile sheath large subunit, with the translated sequence MVGSDDMLEAMFSMESDKSGVVEEPPFRMLVLGDWSGDGERKPLGERRLVEIDRDDFDDVMARLGVALELDYNGEPLRLEFKELDDFHPDRIFQKVPLFEELRDLRRRLKQESTFNSAAREVRSMFGSPESSEPPVAPSAPAEVPAEDLLGAILAKPSGGAAVPKPKPSSDLARLVSDLVRPHLVSVDEGEQAQMTSAVDAATSGLMRCILHDRRFQELEAAWRGLFFLVRRTETSTDLKIFLLDATKGELTEDLKSAEALSGTTLYKHFVQDAVEVPGGEPFALSLGNYAFESGVDDTATLIRLGKIASAANAPFISHMRPDVFGVHSLAEQPDASAWKLADDSTAAKLWLALRDQSEAVYLGMVMPRFLVRLPYGRETEPLDTFNFEEFDATPEHDNYVWANGCFAAGQLLAESFAAYRWDMGRAMKQDIEGLPVHVYKVGTETVYKPCGEVLLNDNAMQKLMDLGFMPLVTYKNSDRVKLARFHSIADTALKGMWS
- a CDS encoding PilZ domain-containing protein, with amino-acid sequence MSIGDPPRPERQQNRVSYVVEIILDSSVGRRSSRISDLSLGGCYVESIASYREGEEVAFELRSGETELRFTGEVAYVLEGFGFGLKFTDLGEEHLQFLKAVVGLD
- a CDS encoding anion permease, with the protein product MKDTETKKQRWAFVAIGILIAAVLPQFAVESALFARVLSVAAVCLILWLSETTPPFVPSLLLWALIPLVLGPLDAKLNFARVMTWAADPVLALFFGGFALGVAAEKFGIDREMIRYAFRVSCTSFYRLLLLVILITAFLSMWLSNIAAAALMIACLRPAFKSFADGDVLRRTLLIGVALGADLGGMATPIGTGPNAVAIASLAGSVNVSFLGWMAFAFPLTIGMLLLSFGLLWLRTRGRVAVGATAGFDHCSLEPVAMAGGDLRSGRRIFLIIMAATVVLWLAEPLHGIASAVIAVAASAALFFTGLLDRESLRRIDWSTLLLIAGGITLGKLFEATGIIAAGTEVIPFGSYSPTLALFIVCISAAFFASIMSNTASVIMLIPIATALIPEPSTAILVAISASFGIPFVISTPPNAMAYGEGGLSSGDLFWPGIVIMIVGCVLVSLTGPAVLRLVGIG
- a CDS encoding Hsp20/alpha crystallin family protein, which encodes MEKEVKALEKIEKAPEASPLFVDVEKMFERSTELFRDIGSRAFEFFQDRGHMIGTQLDDWFRAESEILRPTPVEITENETTITLKAAVPGFRPDEIEVSVKGDKAFISGRSGTELKSEDEKTFYSEWKSDRFHRELTLPSLVDEENVKAELKDGILTLAMIKRAEKEATKVAVKTA
- a CDS encoding ABC transporter permease — protein: MIPTESKKLNRRPFGQQPTLLRSADASLVRVWSITALAVRNLFVNKLRTFLTLLGIIVGVASMIAVVTIIQGLNETVANTFSANGSTVFSISKGPSVITSREQMLKVGKRRDVTEEDAEAVARGCQLCWRIGYSARGSEIVKYADKTEENVTIRGITLSQFDIEDLTAETGRVWTGNEADAGHYVAVIGADIVKNVFGDAPPETVIGRQLRIRGATVRVIGIVAPLGSILGVSRDNFILVPYNTSLKILPGRGSLVINVQVQDPSQLENAKDQATAVMRARRGMIAIRTGDVEEFDEGFTVESADVFVGLYSDATSNIYLVTIGVSAISLLVGGIVVMNIMLVSVAERTKEIGLRMAVGARRSDIMRQFMTEAVVIAAAGGVIGLALGFALANLISLLIGFPTLINLMSVVLGIGVSSVVGVISGLYPAWRAAQLNPVEAMRRE